The Coffea arabica cultivar ET-39 chromosome 10e, Coffea Arabica ET-39 HiFi, whole genome shotgun sequence region ATTTTTTAGGCGAAAAAATTAGAACCCACTTGTAATTAATCCATATTCACTTTGTCATTAAAAAGTGGGATATGACCTTTTTGTacataaaatttattatatatggGTCATGAATGGCTTTAGGttaaaaagtaattgaaaacctagattgagaccaaatttactaatTTGATTTTATAAGAGACTTAAagttaacattttaaaagtgaaggacgAAAATTTGTATTTGGAAAAATATAAGGgacattttgaatgattttttctATTTAGAGAACGCATATCTGCTTAATAGAAAAATAgggcatttcatttcatttagaACAATTTCATCAAAGCACTTAAAAATTTAACACAACATGAAAAATGTTCATAATAGAGCTGCAAAACAACATCTAAGCAAATAGTTGAGTTTTACTTGTCATGAAAATTCAAGTCACACAAAtcttaagaaaaaaaagatctaATTTGTTCCTATATTTGACTTATACATAATCAACCCATTTTATTTGTACTATGCCAAAAGTATATCTTAgtggaaaaaaaagaggaaataatCTGAGGTTTCTATGTTGTACACGCTATCCAAATTATTGAAATTATGTCAAAGCCTTTAGTTTTTTGGCCAAATCCCATCTTCTCAATTGTCAAATTCTGATGACTTCAGTGGCATTTCCATCGTTAATGTCAACTCAAAGAAAGCAAATTTAGCAGGACTCTCAACCGGATCCGGCTAGCCCGAAGTCCGACTAGAAAATAGTCCACTAAGCCTTATGTTTAATAAAGTTGGACAAAATTTGGATCTGAATATTAGATTCGAATTAAATGTACGCTGAATTTGATCTTTGCTAAGCTCAGATTTCATTAAGGCTAGCCTGTGTataagtgtgtgtgtgtggaataatatatatataatctatAATTATACACACTATAACAtacaaaaattaataatttatatataaattcatAGTAGTTTATAAACATTAAACATATATTCTATATAACTATGAGATTGGACTGAACCGAATCTGAATCCGAAACCCGTATTGAAGTGGGAGCGAAAATGAGCCTTCTTATATGGGTCTGAAAACCTCCTTTGCTTTGTGTACCGGGTTTGGACTTGTTAAACCGAACTCATGAAACTCAGTTGACAGCATTAATATCTATACTCTACCTGGCAAATGATTTCATTGAGATTGAAGTGACGGGGTGAAGACACAGGAAGTGATGTGGAATAATGTACTCTAGCCAATTCTGAATTGAGTGTGTCTTGGAGCCTATAATTGAAGTTAGAGAGACGGTTACGTGTTTGAAAACTAACCCTGCTTGACCTTTGATGTCTGTGTACTACGTAAGACAAGCACCAACACCAATTAAGCCTTCCAAACTACTCTATAAGTGAACATATGAATCGATTAATTCTGTTTGGATTgggattttttgaaaaacaagtttttcaattataatactacagtaatacacaaataaaaataatttcaaaaataccaaatatacaaaaaaaaaaaaagaaagaaagaacaacctcaaaaatatattaaaaaaaaacaacttcaaaaataccaaaaacataaaaaacaaccttaaaaaataccaaaaatataaaaaataaccTAAAAAATAACCTCatctacaataaaatttttcaattacattgttacaataaaatatttcaaaaacacctctAAAAACAGTTAATCCAAACGGAAATTAAAGTTCAAACTCTTTTCTTTATGGTAATGTTCAAACTCAACCCTTCAAAATCTAATTGAACCCTCAACATAAGCTTTTAAATTTTTCTCGGAGAACTCCAAAGCTAGTTGTTGCGAATTCTATTGTGCTTGTTTCACCCCTTGAATAGTTGGTAAGATACTAGAGCACTAGTGAAGTCTACTAATGAAGTCGTCATTCATTAATTTCCTATGAGGGTCATTTACAAATTTAGCATCGCTTCTAAGTTCTAATTACAGTGCCAAAACAAGAGCAAGGTTTCGAATGAGCACCTAGTACGATCTAATTAAGTTTAACTCAACCTTCCCTCTTTCCCCAAAACTATAACAAATGAATAGATGCTTCAAAAGAAGTTGCATGGATCAACTATAGAAAATTATCTTAAACTGTTTTTGAAGCAAACGAAGGGAATGATAGCTTCCACTTCATCTTATCCTAACTAATTTATGCACTTGGCACATTCTTCTGCCAGCCAAAAGCAAATATTATGGTTGAAAATTCTCTTTAGGAGCATTTTCCTCGTAGTCATAGGATTTTGCCAAGTATGCAAAGAGTACGAATCCAAAAATACCAATTCCAGCAAGAAGCCAATAGAAGTAATCAAGATGTGCCCGATTCAAGTTATCAGAAAACCAACCGTCTCTTCCATTTTGACTTGTAGCTTTCTGAATGGCAGAGATGAGAAAACTACTCAAGAAGTTTCCTGTGCCTACGGCACCAAAATAAAGGGAGATCCCCAAACTCCTTAATTCAGTAGGAACCTGATCATAGAAAAATTCCTGTGAACCTACAAGAATGAACACATCTGTAAGGCCGATCAACGTGAACTGAGGCACCAACCACCAGAAGCTCATGGGAACTGCTGCATTTGGAATATCAACCAGACCAAAATCTTTAGCAGTTTTGAGTCTTTTCATTTCAATCAGAGCAGCAATAACCATATTCATGACGGATATCGCCATCCCAGTTCCCATCCTCTGCAGCATTGTTATGCCAGTGGAAAAATTTGTGATTTTTCTTGCAATAGGGACAAAAATTTGATCGTAAATGGGAATGCAGAATGAAATAGAAAGGGCAATGAAAGCTCGCAGCGAGGCCGGTGGTATGCTAAAACTTGGCCCTAATGATCTGTCTACTGTACTTGCTTGCTTAGTAAACAATGTGGAGACTTGAGCCATTGCTATTGTATAGGTTAAACAAGTAGACCAAATAGGAAGCAGCCTTAGAAATATCTTTGCCCCATTAGTCTTGGTGGTAATTGCTTCCCCTGAGTCTTCTGCTGCAGGCAAAACTTTGATAAACCTGACAAGAAAATTCTTAGCTTTCGCAAGGTGTCAACTATATAGACTCTAACAAATCAGTTAGGGGGATATAGACTTGATTGCCACTGATTGATACGAGAATTCGCTAAATACAGTtcttttctgaaaaaaaaaaaagaaaaaaaaaagtgtaccTTTGACAGATGCTCTCATTCAGGATTTCATCTGCATCGTTCTGTCTGGCAGAAAAGCGATAAGTTCTATTACCTATTTGAAATAGGACCAAACCAATTGTCATAGCAATAAATGGAATCCCAAAACCAATTCCCCAATTTATGTTGTCCTGAATGTAGTGTAAGATCAAATGTGCTGCAGTAGCACCTATGCACAAGCAACAGAGCCACCAGTTGAAAAATGAGCTCTTGGCTTTTTTCTCATCTGGATGATTTCCATCAAACTGATCAGCTCCAAAGGCTTGAACGCATGATTTATATACTTGTCCTAGAGCCACCAGATATAGTGACACAAAAAATAGAATCTGAGCCACTATATCTCTACCTTGAAAGGTTGAAACGCTGATCAATGAAGTAGGTACTGTTGAGAGGGTCAAAAGGCCTAGTCCCTGGAATTTCTCCCATTTTAAGAACGACAAGTtcattgaaaaaattgaaaggaAGACAACAAAGTACTCACCAAGATGTAAATAACAGAAGCAAGGATGATTGCCTGATAGCGGGCAAGGAATGAATCTGCAAAAAATGATCCAAAAACTGGTACAAGTGAAGCAACACCGATCCATGTATTGACATTTGCAGCTGCTGTTGCTATGGATTCTCCAAGGGGCCCGGTAAGGTAGCTAATGAGATTTGATTCTATTCCAAAATATGCAAACCTCTCAAGACTTCCAGAAACTGTACAAAAACAAAGCCAACTGAATCAACACATAAACCTAACATCCTGGTTTTCCTGAAATGCAGACGTTGGGAAGTTGTGAACCATCTAGCTTTTGGTTATGAGATAGATTCACACATTCCAACCTTCTTGTGTAGCAAGTGAATATAGAGACCAAAGAATAAAAAATGGGACTAAAGAAAGAAGCAAAGAGCTAAGATATTGTCTCACCTAGAATGAAAGATGCTGATCTCCAACCACCTGATTCGGATCGCTTAATTGCATAACCTTGGTAATCAGCATAGCCATCCACTACTTCATCCCTCTGAAGAAAGGGAATTTGTGTTTGTGCTTCCAAGTTTCTGCATCCATCCATTCTAGAGATAGTCAAATGAACAAGGAATCAAATCAAGATAATGGATCAGTCAATCTGGAGGTACGCATAATATATAATATCTGTCTACGAGGAAACATTACATCCCAAATTTGATTAGAAGCTCAGCATTGATTATAGCCAAAGTAACCTTACTCTTTACAAACGTGCAGTTAattaaattccagattttaAGTATTTAATGAATTAAAGCAGATTATGCTGACCCTAGCTGATAAAAAGCCATGTGGGCTTAAATGACAGCTTAAATTCATCTTCCCTAAAGTCACCATCGAAAATTCTTTATATTAAGTGGATCTTGCGGTTTGGTAGCATGATTAAGTAATGGTAACACAGGCATGCTTCTACGGCAGCAACATTGATggagtaagagtaaagcaataTGGAGAAAATATCTTGTCAATCAACtaggaagaagaaaaatgcctccttttttctgttttcattaaAGATGGAAAGAATCTAATCAACTGTGTCTCATGCTTTTCTATGAAAAGGTTTTCACTTGTGTGACATTCATGTTCACGGCACAAGTTAAGCAGGGCAGTTTGATGAACCTTCCGCAGATTGTGGAATCACTtgctttgctttgaagaaattaagTAGCTCCATAATTTATGTAGCttatttaaaaaagaattaaggtAAATTACTTATTACCCCCTGTGATTTTATATAATGTCAGATGACCACGACATAACTCCTTGTGGTTTTATGTAAAGTGGAAAATGGACGAAATGCAAAATAAGTTACAGCGTTCATACCAAATGTACTTTAAAAGCGTGTATGATAAAATCTTATTATCTATGTAACTCGCTTATGGTTTGTATAGATATTCACTTTATCTCCctgttatttttatatttatctaCATAATCTCCCCAATACTTTTGCCCAAAGTGATTAAGCCATCGATTGATTTAGCATTTAAGTAAGTGCATTAGTATTTCAACTAATGACTCTACATAGGGAGTAAATAGtatttagtgttttttttttggggataatATTCGCTGTAGGGATAAATACAGCTTTCCTATAATCATGTGACAAAAGCAAAGCAGCTGTGTGCAACCGTCCACAAGTCAAAAGAAATCAACTAATAAAGGGTACTCTCTATCTTTATGATAGCACTAGCTATGACTTTTTTACTcaagtgaaaaggaaaaaaataactcAGCCTTCTATGTTTGTTTTGGGAGTGGGATGAGTTTCATTCTTTTAAGGAGTTGAATCAATTTGAAATCCACACTACAAGTACGGAATGATACACGGCAAGATTCAacattttcatttaaattgaaTGAATGCCATAGCTACAATAGATATGAATATCCACTTGAATTTCATGCATATTCCTACCTTGTATATTCATTTACCACAATTTTGATGCCAATTACTCCAAGGCTACACCCAAAGAGATAAATAGTTTGTTGTAAATGCAACAAAAGAtagaattattttttcttttcattgaaCCAAATGAAGTGCTAATATTTAGCTCCCAATTTGATAtacacccttttttttttccaattttggtttaagatatTCTAAATCTTACAAGGGGAAGGAAAAAGGGATGATTTGAGTGTAAACATCCTACATCGCTTCCATTGAATTGAATTTTGAGGGCACACATCTTTAATTCAAAATCAACAAGAGTTACTTGCACGCATGTTCtaaattttaacttttgtacttattgaaaattctCACATTTAGATATAAAAGCAAATgagaacattaaaaaaaatattgatgttttaaaatCAGAATCTAATGGTCAAATGAAACACTTTATTAGTGTTTCTACGCATCTACTTGTCTAATTAATCAATGTTTTGGATCCTCTTCTTTCTAGAAGCATATCCCTCATATTTGTATGAATTTGCTAGGTATGCATAGACAACTAAACCCAAAACCCCAACTCCAGCAAGCAACCAATAGAAGTAATCAAGATGTGCATGATTCAAATTATCACAGAGCCTACTGTCTCTTCCATTTCCACTTGTCACTTTCTCAATTGCAGAAATGAGAAAACTGCTCAAGAAATTTCCTCTGCCTAAGGCACCAGCATTTTTGAGTCGTTTCATTTCAGCCAGAGCTGCAACAACCATGTTAAGGACAGATATGGCCATCCCAGTTCGTATTCGCTGCAACTTTGTTATACCAGAAGAATATCCTGTAACCTTTTTTGCAATTAGCACAAAAATTTGATCATAAATCGTAATGCCgaacaaaatagaaaaagcGATGAAAGTCCTTAGTGAGGCTGCCGGAATGTTAATAGTTGGGCCTAATGATCTATCCACAGCACTTGCTTGCTTGGTAAAAAATGTGGTGGCTTGAGAATATGAAATTGTGTATGTTAAGCAAGTATTCCATATAGGAAGCAGCTTTAAAACGTTCGTCTTGTTATTCCTGTTGGAGATTGTATCGATGTTCTTTGCATCACCATCAGCTGCAGATAATACATCCTCCAGAAACCTAACCACAAATATTCTGCATTAGTTATGTTTCAATAATCATTATTTGATAAACCAATTAGgaagaaaagcaagaaaataaaCCCTTCTTTTTATCTCAAAAAATTATTAGCCTTCTCCAATTGCTTtttacccaaaaaagaaaattaagagcAGTATGAAAACAGGAAATGTAAGTTCAATATCTATAAAATTCCATGAAAAGTAGTATGGGAGTAAGATATATTTCCTTACCTTTGGTTTTTAGAGCTTTGAGGATTCTCGTTGCTGTATGAAGCATCTGTCACTTGAGCGAATTGTGCATGGATTCTCTCATCAGGGATTTCTTTATCTTTATTGCCTTGCCTGAGAGCAAATCGATATGTCTTACGTCCCATTAAAAACAGGACCCAATTTACGTTGTCCTGAATGTAATGCCACAGATTCTCTAAGTGGCCCGGTAAGTATTAAGATTTGATTCTATTCCATAATATGTAAATCTCTCAAGACTTCCGGCACATGAAAGTGAATGAAGCCAATTCAATCAATATTTCTAGTTTCTGATCAGCCAATAGAAAGGTGGACAAAAGAAAGAGCAGAGAGATTTCCTGACCAGATGAATGCTGCAGATTTCCATCCTCCAGCTTTTGATCGATTCGGTGCATATCCTTTATAATCTGTATAGCCATTGACAACATCAGATCGAGTTgtgaagaagaggaatctgggCTTCCAAGGTCCGACTCTTACTCAGGGATGAAAGTTTGGTTCAAAACTTTTCAAGGCATCAAAGGGAGGGGTAGAACTTGTAACCTCCCATTGGTATTAGCAACCCGCTTACCAGCTGCCCCAAACTCATTAGTTACTACTCTCTCACTTTGAACGGCTTCATTTGAATCAATTTtccaaagcaaaaaaaattgaaaaggaaaaggaccaaaaaaaaaaagggtaaaaaacaaaaaagcctcATGTGGTAAGTttaatacacagaaaaatcccctatggtttcaaaatatacaacacgacacctcatgctttgaactaaattgtaaagctgacggaatccgttaaatttaacggaaatgacttattggaacctaaaaaaaaattttatgcctaatttttatcaaatatacctattctaccccttaaccctcaattctctctatttagagaataaaacaaatgatttttttgaattgtcttttgcttaattatatcagggcattttatccatttccgttaagtttagcGGATTCCGTCacatttacaatttagttcaaagcatgagaggtcgtgttgtatattttgaaaccatggagggcttttctgtgtattaggttcATCACAGgggacttttttattttttaccaaaaaaaagaagaagttgaGAATCGATCTCATATATTCCTTTCTCGTTGGTAGGGATTTTCATATTCCGGTTTCAAGCAAGTAATAGCTGTTGACTGACAGGGAATCATtcatttaaaaaacaaaaaggaaaaataaatttaaaagaaacaaatgcaCTTTCTTATTTGCATAATCACTCATCCACTCTCACTAGcaatctctctttttcttctttttcttcctcttcttcttcttcttttttttttttttgggctaatGTTATCCATTAGGATGACAATAGTTGGACAAAGTAAACCAAATTCCATAACTAACGGGTTAATCATATATATGTAAATAGACTGAAAAACAGATTACATTCTATCAACTAGAGAAATAGCACCAAGCCCTTCAATCTCTGCAGGTCAATAGCTAACCTGAAATAAGACTTTCAGGTGATTGAAGTCTTGAATTATTTGAGTCCTGAAATAAGATTTTCAGCACAATAAATATATTGTAATTGAATAATTCCAGCCCAGCAGCTGAAACCTCCTACGTACGATAAAGTCAGATTACAAGATATGACATACAAAGTTCGGTGAAAGAAAGGTGCAAATGTTGCAGTCAATCAACAGCTTTAAGCATATTTTgttctttcccatttcatcaaTAGTAGTTGAACTAAGCACAAGAGAATCTCCAAAGTTGAGATGCTTTGTTAAAAATCCATTCTAAAATTGCTTTTCAAGTTAAAATTTAACTGAATTACTTTTGATATTTGAGTGCATAAACCACATTTGTGAGAATTGTTCTGGCCAGTTCTATATATTTCAAGGGCCTCAAGACAAAATAGAATCTAAAATTACACCCATCAGTTTTTGATCCAAGATAAGTCAGGCTACTCAATATTTTCCTCCATAATTTGATGTCAGATAACATGAATCTACATCAAGAACTACAACGAAAACAACCAGCTCAAAAATaggtaataaatttttaaatgagTGGAGGATTGACGTACTCAAATTCTAGAATCAAATCCTGTATCTTACACATTGCTCCTGTCTGTCCTTGGCAATCCTACATAATCATCTTAACTATTACAGTTACAGCCAATTCAGGCAGTGGAACGACCTTGACCATTATAGGCATAAGAATTTGCATGATACAAGAAGGCTAAGAACTCCACCATACTAAATCCagcaagtaaccagtaaaagtaATCAAGATGTGCTAGATTCAAGTTACTGGAAAACCAACCTCCGACTCTGCTGCCGGTGCTTGTGAATCTCTCAATGCTGGAGATAAGAAAACTGCTTAGAAAGCTCCCAATTCGAAAGATACTCAGAAAAAAAGAGAGGCCTATAGTTTTCAATTCACTTGGCATTTGATCATAGAAAAGCTCCTGCAAACCAACCACAGTGAAAACATCAGCAATTCCGAACAATATATACTGAGGCACCAACCACCAAAAACTCATAGGAACCGTTGCATGTGGCAGACCAGCTAAACCATTCCATTGAGCAATTTGAAGTCTCTTTCTTTCAACAAGAGCAGCAATGATCATTGAAGCAGTACATAGAACCATTCCTATTCCAATTCTCTGCAGCTTCGTTATCCCTGATGGCCTTCCGGTGATAGTTCTTGCAAGAGGGACAAAAATGCGGTCATAAATAGGGGCAAAAAGGATAATGGAAATGCCTGTTAAATACTGAAGTGAAGCAGCCGGTAACACAAATCCTGAACCTATTGATTTATCCATTGTAACTCCTTGTTCTGTGAACAAAGTGGAAGTTTGTGCAAACACAACAGCATATGCCAAGGATGTAGCCCATATAGGAAACAAATCTTTAAGTGACTTTAATTCTTCAAATTCACAGACTTCGGACACATCCTTGTACTTCTCAAGATCATCTTTTTCCAGCAAagcttcattgagaaatctgTACGTGGTtaaaaagattcaagatcaattcaaacttttgaataaattattggTGGATTATAGGCAATGATTTAAATGAATATTGAACTCACCGAAACTCATTTTTGTCAAAATTCTGATAGAGGACCATTTTAAAAACCAACATTTGGTACATTGAGCTGCAATTAAATACATTTAGAGGTTCATGAACCTCGATGAACTTTCTCCAAGTTTCAATAAACATCATAGTTCTAATTTATCAGCTTAAGATTACAGAGTTTTTTCCGATGTTAGTTGTATCCTCCCAACATCAAAATCTAAATGCAGAACAGAAGAATCATATTCCACATTTTTTACAAGCACAAGCATGTCCTTTAagtattactttttttttcctgtagCTTCCTCTTCATAGGTTGAAGTCTCAGAAAGATGCCATAAAGGCACAATAAGAAAAGACATTCTCACTTATGTAAGTAGTATCATCTTACTCATATTGCTTGGATCTTGCTTCATTGACTGTTGCATGTACTCCTTCACTAGACTTTGATGAAGGGACAAACTGCCGATACTTAGCTCCTTTAGCAAACAAATTGCCAATATTTGAAACGGAAAACTTCTCTTCATCTTTCACTTTATACCTATAAGTCTTAGTGCCAAGTAAGAATACGAGTAGGGCCACTGCAAGAGAGCTGCATGGGATCCCAAAGCCGAGAGCCCAACTAAGGTTATCTTGAATGTAGTTTAAGACCAATAGTGCACTCAAAGGACCTGCACATaaaccaaaataccaccaattGAAGAATGAACTTTTGCTTCTGCTCTCTTCTGAATCTTGTCCATCAAACTGGTCCGCTCCAAATGCGACAATGCATGGCTTGTGCGCCCCCTGGCTAAGTGCTATTAAATatagagaaaagaagaagagaataaCTTGTAATTGGCTAGGGGAACATGATTGCATGCTGATGTTGCTTTGGCAGTTGAGCATAGCAGATATGGTTAATAGGCCAAGTGCCTGCAATTCATATCAGTTGAATTAGTACAATTTAGCAGTCAGGATGCACAATCATGTAGCTATTTGTCAGCATCTTTCATGACATCTTTCACTGGTTAGAGAGAATTTAGatcatattttcactttttaaagATTCAGTAACTGGTGTCTCCAATCTCGATTACCTATTTTACGGTGTAGCTCATATGTTCAAAGGGTAAGATCCTAGACAGCGAGGCTGTGGTATTAGTGATGCTCCTTCAAAAGGATTAGATCCTCTGTCTCTATCAAGGGTTTCCTTTTGGAAGTTATCAACAACATAACGACTTAGTAATATGCTCAGAGACTTGTCACGGAAAATCCAATTCACAAcaacaatatcaaaagaattcTTTAAGAACAAAATTGCACTACTTCACAATGGTTTTAAATATGACTCTCTACATCACATATATTGACACAGACGAGGgttcaaaacaaaaagaaaccaACCAGGATGTAAATCACAGATGCAACCACGATGGTCCGATACCGGCCTAGAAATGAATCGGCCACAAATGCCCCCACAAGCGGCAGCATTGCTCCGGCGCCTGTCCACAAGTTAACATTGGCAGCTGCAACGGCTGTTGACTGCCTAAGATGACCCGTAAGGTAAGTTATAAGATTGGAACCTACTCCAAAGTATGCAAACCTCTCTGCTACTCCAACACCTGCTCTCCAATTCACAAACTAAAACAGCAGACATGCAAAGTAGTACTACGAGTTTGGGTAATTACAAAAGTTTTGGTACGTGTATAATGTATTATAGCATAATCTAGCTATAGTTCTTCAAGAATTAACTATTTACACAAGGCCGACTTGATATAAAAAGAGAAGTGAAGAGAGATCGACTAACAATGTTTAATCCTctaatgatgaatttttgctGCTTCAAGTGTGGAAATATATGTGTACAAGTATAAAGACTAGTGTTATGCAAAGAGTCTATGATAAAATCACTAGGCTAGTTTTCTTGCTTCATGATTATCTTATCCTAATATTGTGCAGAAAATTCAAGGAAAAATCATAAATAAATAGCTAAAATAACACGAATTAAATAGTAAGTAAAAGTTTAAGAAAAGTAGAGGTGCAATTTCCAAGTAAGTTATCAATGTGATGAAACaagttttttgttaaaaaaaataataacaataataaaattttccattttgcaCTAGTTTAAAAAAGTTTCTTAAGTACAAGATGAAAATGAGATGCAGCCATTAATTCACCTACATAGATATTCCTGGTTTCATTAAGAAAGAATTGATAGGAATTAATCTCACCTATAATGAAATAAGCAGATTTCCATTTTCCTGATTGGGATCTTTTTGCTGGGAGACCTTGATAATCTACAACACCATCAATCGTATCATGATGACAAGCTGAAACTTCTTCATCAGAACTGGGAATATCTGCAGGAATGATGGCTAATCCAATAGGATCAGTACTGGCCATGTCTGTAGAACTTCCGAGTACTAGTACAAAACTAGACTAGAGAGTCCACCCCAAAACTGGCACATTGGATTTTCAACGAAATTCCCACAATCCCAGCTTGAAAATCTGAGGAAGGAAGTTGAAAAAGCCATTTAAGCTTGGCAAGACCCTTCGGCAGTGGGTGGGTGGGTGTATACGGGTTGCATGCCACTGCAAGCATGCATCAAATGCTCAACACTTGtgggaatttttctttttttttgttaaagggAAGGAATTTTTCTAGTCATTTTCGGTTAAGAAGTTAATACTACTCCACCATTACTTTTTTGGTCCAACAagctaaagttttttttttttttttttttttttgggtgtgggGATCCTGAAAATTGGGCTATATTATATGTGTGCTAATGGCTATCAAGGACCATTTTGGACCGCCCCTTTCTGATTACTCATTGCAACGTGTTTATCCTCAGCCCAAGtgagataccttttctttttaatttctttattttcttacaggtgaaaattgtcaaaaatagaATGATTTTCTGGAGAACATGGATAAAGCTAGCTCCAGATAGCATATGGAATTAGGGGTATGAACCAGTCTAATCAAATCGAATATCTAATGTTCaaacttgtttgattattttaacaaatttgaaattttattcaaacttGACTTATTTATTTGCTGAATCAAGtttgaatgaatttttttttaatcgagCTTGAATGTTATTTAACACAAAATGTTATTCAATCTTGATTTGACGAGTTGGCAAACTAATTCCAAACGAGCTCTTACCAAGTCAAACTTAATTCAAGTATCAAATAACTTGATTCATCTTTTAACCTTATATAgaattagtattttttttttagtaagaTATTTAGTGTGTGATACTTGAACTGAAGGGGCTGTCGCATGAATGCATGGTTTAAAGTTTAAACTCAAATTAAGTAGATGTAGTAAGAGGAGATATGTGGTCAAGATACTGGCTGTGGGTAAATAACAGATGCCAAGTTGTTAACCATTACATAATGAGTTAagaatatattaaatatttttctcatttgGTACAAgtctaaattgaaaaaaaaatcatgaattttgtatttttatttttcagtaAAAACGAGCGATGATGAGAGGTAGAAGACTTTGATATCCCTACCTATCTGTTTATGGACATAAGCAACAACGCCAAATAGATATTCTTAGAGAACATTATATACAATAATTAGTAGGTTAATCTTTCTTACACTAACAGTACACTTACTGGGAGacttggatgaatgacaactgtgtgaaattcaa contains the following coding sequences:
- the LOC140015067 gene encoding protein NRT1/ PTR FAMILY 5.10-like isoform X1 codes for the protein MASTDPIGLAIIPADIPSSDEEVSACHHDTIDGVVDYQGLPAKRSQSGKWKSAYFIIGVGVAERFAYFGVGSNLITYLTGHLRQSTAVAAANVNLWTGAGAMLPLVGAFVADSFLGRYRTIVVASVIYILALGLLTISAMLNCQSNISMQSCSPSQLQVILFFFSLYLIALSQGAHKPCIVAFGADQFDGQDSEESRSKSSFFNWWYFGLCAGPLSALLVLNYIQDNLSWALGFGIPCSSLAVALLVFLLGTKTYRYKVKDEEKFSVSNIGNLFAKGAKYRQFVPSSKSSEGVHATVNEARSKQYEFLNEALLEKDDLEKYKDVSEVCEFEELKSLKDLFPIWATSLAYAVVFAQTSTLFTEQGVTMDKSIGSGFVLPAASLQYLTGISIILFAPIYDRIFVPLARTITGRPSGITKLQRIGIGMVLCTASMIIAALVERKRLQIAQWNGLAGLPHATVPMSFWWLVPQYILFGIADVFTVVGLQELFYDQMPSELKTIGLSFFLSIFRIGSFLSSFLISSIERFTSTGSRVGGWFSSNLNLAHLDYFYWLLAGFSMVEFLAFLYHANSYAYNGQGRSTA
- the LOC140015067 gene encoding protein NRT1/ PTR FAMILY 5.10-like isoform X3, which codes for MLPLVGAFVADSFLGRYRTIVVASVIYILALGLLTISAMLNCQSNISMQSCSPSQLQVILFFFSLYLIALSQGAHKPCIVAFGADQFDGQDSEESRSKSSFFNWWYFGLCAGPLSALLVLNYIQDNLSWALGFGIPCSSLAVALLVFLLGTKTYRYKVKDEEKFSVSNIGNLFAKGAKYRQFVPSSKSSEGVHATVNEARSKQYEFLNEALLEKDDLEKYKDVSEVCEFEELKSLKDLFPIWATSLAYAVVFAQTSTLFTEQGVTMDKSIGSGFVLPAASLQYLTGISIILFAPIYDRIFVPLARTITGRPSGITKLQRIGIGMVLCTASMIIAALVERKRLQIAQWNGLAGLPHATVPMSFWWLVPQYILFGIADVFTVVGLQELFYDQMPSELKTIGLSFFLSIFRIGSFLSSFLISSIERFTSTGSRVGGWFSSNLNLAHLDYFYWLLAGFSMVEFLAFLYHANSYAYNGQGRSTA
- the LOC140015067 gene encoding protein NRT1/ PTR FAMILY 5.10-like isoform X2: MEICLFHYRQSTAVAAANVNLWTGAGAMLPLVGAFVADSFLGRYRTIVVASVIYILALGLLTISAMLNCQSNISMQSCSPSQLQVILFFFSLYLIALSQGAHKPCIVAFGADQFDGQDSEESRSKSSFFNWWYFGLCAGPLSALLVLNYIQDNLSWALGFGIPCSSLAVALLVFLLGTKTYRYKVKDEEKFSVSNIGNLFAKGAKYRQFVPSSKSSEGVHATVNEARSKQYEFLNEALLEKDDLEKYKDVSEVCEFEELKSLKDLFPIWATSLAYAVVFAQTSTLFTEQGVTMDKSIGSGFVLPAASLQYLTGISIILFAPIYDRIFVPLARTITGRPSGITKLQRIGIGMVLCTASMIIAALVERKRLQIAQWNGLAGLPHATVPMSFWWLVPQYILFGIADVFTVVGLQELFYDQMPSELKTIGLSFFLSIFRIGSFLSSFLISSIERFTSTGSRVGGWFSSNLNLAHLDYFYWLLAGFSMVEFLAFLYHANSYAYNGQGRSTA